Proteins encoded within one genomic window of Nitrospinaceae bacterium:
- a CDS encoding rhomboid family intramembrane serine protease yields the protein MIPLSDDIPTRSFPIVTVIAIGINVFIYFQTFFRLPFPPDMVFNEYGLVPYSLVRSPVANYPTIYYSMFLHAGFWHLAGNMLYLWIFGNNIEDVLGKFRFILFYLVCGTIAALGHVATDFNSQIPMVGASGAVSGVLGAYLVLFPFARVKTLIFIVIFITVIRIPALVLLGLWILMQVANGMAQGGGGAGVAWFAHIGGFLAGMLLIMPFRGMRT from the coding sequence ATGATTCCCCTGAGCGACGACATTCCCACCCGAAGCTTCCCGATCGTCACCGTGATAGCCATCGGGATCAATGTTTTCATCTATTTTCAGACCTTTTTCCGCCTTCCCTTTCCGCCGGATATGGTGTTCAACGAATACGGCCTCGTGCCCTATTCCCTGGTCCGTTCCCCGGTTGCGAATTATCCGACCATCTATTATTCCATGTTCCTGCACGCCGGCTTCTGGCACCTGGCCGGAAACATGCTCTACCTGTGGATCTTCGGCAACAACATAGAAGACGTTCTGGGGAAATTCCGCTTCATCCTGTTTTACCTGGTCTGCGGGACGATTGCCGCCCTCGGGCACGTCGCCACCGATTTCAATTCGCAGATTCCCATGGTCGGGGCCAGCGGCGCGGTGTCCGGAGTGTTGGGAGCCTACCTCGTGCTATTCCCATTCGCCAGAGTGAAGACCCTCATATTCATCGTCATCTTCATCACCGTCATCCGCATCCCGGCGCTGGTGCTTCTCGGTTTGTGGATTCTGATGCAAGTCGCCAATGGCATGGCGCAAGGGGGCGGCGGCGCGGGGGTGGCCTGGTTCGCCCACATCGGCGGGTTTCTGGCTGGCATGCTCCTCATCATGCCGTTTCGCGGGATGCGAACTTGA